The Streptomyces sp. NBC_01298 genome contains the following window.
GAACCCGGGTACACGGATCAGCGACAGGAAACCCCGGCCTACGACGGCGGGTACGATTCCCGTTCCACGGCTGCGGAGTGGCCCCAGCAGAACACCTACTCGGGCTCCTACCAGCAGGATTACGGGACCGAATCGGAATCACCGGCCGCTCCCGAACCGGCCCAGGAACGCGTAGGCTTCGACCGTCCGGGCGCCACCGCCGACGCCGGCCACCAGGTGACCGGGGCGGGCCTGCCGCGACGCGGCAGCCAGCCGCAGCAGCGGCCGGGACAGCAGGAAGCGGAGTCCTCCGGATCCCTCTTCGAGCAGCGGCCGCAGCGTCAGCAGCAGCCCGCGGCGCCGGAGAAGGCCCCCGAGGAACCGGCGGGAACTGACGACTGGCGCTCGAACAACGACGAGCGCTGGCAGCAGGCCGCCAAACTCCGTGAGCCGAAGGCCGGCGGGGTCACCCCCTCCGGTCTCCCCCGGCGCGTGCCCAAGGCCAACCTGGTCGAGGGCGCTGCGGAGACGACGCCGCAGGGAGGCCCCGAGGTCTCCCGGGCCCCGGAGGACATCCGTGGCAGGTTGAGCAACCTGCGACGCGGCGTCCAGCAGGGCCGCAACGCGGGATCCGAGCAGTCAAGTAACAGCTATGACCAGGAGCGTTAGTGTGAGCGCGATGAGCCAGGCGGCGCAAAACCTGAACTGGTTGATCACCAACTTCGTGGACAACACCCCAGGGGTGTCTCACACGGTGGTGGTATCCGCCGACGGCCTCCTTCTGGCTATGTCCGAGGGCTTCCCCCGCGACCGGGCCGACCAGCTCGCCGCGGTGGCCTCCGGACTGACCTCCCTCACCGCGGGTGCCTCGCGCATCTTCGAGGGCGGCGCCGTCAACCAGACCGTGGTGGAGATGGACCGCGGATTCCTCTTCCTGATGTCCGTCTCCGACGGATCCTCGCTCGCGGTGCTCGCGCACCCCGAGTGCGACATCGGCCTGGTGGGTTACGAGATGGCCCTCCTCGTGGACCGCGCCGGCAGTGTCCTCACCCCGGACCTGCGCGCGGAACTGCAGGGCGGACTTCTCAACTAGCAGACAGGCAGTGCGTTTCGCGTCACTGCACCATAGGGTGCGGTGGCGCGGTTCCACAGGGAGTACTGCGTACTTGGAGTCGGAGGAGGAAACGTGACAACACCCGGAGGACATCCCTATGGCGGCGCGCAGCAGCCGCAGGGTGGGCACGACCAGAACCGCTTCAACTTCCCTTCCGCTCCCAGCAACCGGCCCGCGCCGGAGCACGACCCCGCCTCCGGGCAGCCGTACCAGCGGCAGCCCTACCAGCAGCCGCAGCAGCCGTACGGCCGGCCGCAGCAGCAGCCCGGGCAGTCCTACCGGCCCTCGCAGCAGCCTCCGCGCGGCGGGCGCCCGCCGGCTCCCCAGGCGCACAACCCGCTGGTGCGCCCGTACGCGATGACCGGTGGCCGGACCCGTCCGCGCTACCAGCTCGCCATCGAGGCACTGGTCAGCACGACGGCCGATCCCGCGCGTCTGCAAGGGCAGTTGCCCGAGCACCAGCGCATCTGCCTCCTGTGCCAGGAGATCAAGTCCGTCGCGGAGATCTCGGCACTTCTTTCCATTCCTCTTGGCGTAGCCCGGATCCTCGTCGCCGACCTGGCGGAGGCGGGCCTCGTAGCCATCCACCAGCCCGGCGGCGACGAGTCCGCCGGCGGCCAGCCAGACGTGACACTGCTCGA
Protein-coding sequences here:
- a CDS encoding DUF742 domain-containing protein encodes the protein MTTPGGHPYGGAQQPQGGHDQNRFNFPSAPSNRPAPEHDPASGQPYQRQPYQQPQQPYGRPQQQPGQSYRPSQQPPRGGRPPAPQAHNPLVRPYAMTGGRTRPRYQLAIEALVSTTADPARLQGQLPEHQRICLLCQEIKSVAEISALLSIPLGVARILVADLAEAGLVAIHQPGGDESAGGQPDVTLLERVLSGLRKL
- a CDS encoding roadblock/LC7 domain-containing protein gives rise to the protein MSQAAQNLNWLITNFVDNTPGVSHTVVVSADGLLLAMSEGFPRDRADQLAAVASGLTSLTAGASRIFEGGAVNQTVVEMDRGFLFLMSVSDGSSLAVLAHPECDIGLVGYEMALLVDRAGSVLTPDLRAELQGGLLN